The sequence ATGAGCTCTGTTTTGGCGGATGCGGCTTCTGCGCCAAGGTGTGTCCAAAAGGCGCGATAAGAATCGTCGCGGCCAAGGCCTTTCTTGATGACGAGAAATGCGAGGGGTGCACTGTGTGCGCGGAGGAGTGCCCGCGAGGCGCCATTGTGCTCTCCGAATAGGCGTTCATCCCGGCTCTCAGATACATTTATAAGAGCGGAAGTAATTATATCGCCGAACCTTTCGGGATGCACCTTTGAGGAGGTGGGAAATTGGCTGATATATTTGCTGAAATAATAGAGTGGACTTGGAACGGGATGAAGTGGTTGTGGGAGTTCGTCGTCGTCTTTCTCCTCTTGGC comes from Candidatus Thermoplasmatota archaeon and encodes:
- a CDS encoding 4Fe-4S binding protein — protein: MKAKVIDELCFGGCGFCAKVCPKGAIRIVAAKAFLDDEKCEGCTVCAEECPRGAIVLSE